In Solobacterium moorei, a single genomic region encodes these proteins:
- the rplL gene encoding 50S ribosomal protein L7/L12: protein MAKLTQEDILAYLDEATILELNELVKAIEEKYGVSAAAPVAAAAAPTEAATAAPTTVNVVLAAVGDSKVGVIKAVREITGLGLVDAKKLVDGAPATIKENVAADEAEELKKKLTDAGATVEFK from the coding sequence ATGGCAAAGTTAACACAGGAAGATATCCTAGCATATCTTGATGAAGCTACAATTCTTGAACTAAATGAACTCGTAAAGGCTATTGAAGAGAAGTACGGCGTTTCTGCTGCTGCTCCAGTAGCAGCCGCTGCTGCTCCAACAGAAGCTGCTACAGCTGCTCCTACAACAGTTAATGTTGTATTAGCTGCCGTTGGCGACTCTAAGGTAGGCGTAATTAAGGCTGTTCGTGAAATCACAGGTCTTGGACTTGTTGATGCTAAGAAGCTCGTTGATGGAGCTCCTGCAACAATCAAGGAAAACGTTGCTGCTGACGAAGCTGAAGAACTCAAGAAGAAGCTCACAGATGCTGGTGCAACTGTTGAATTCAAGTAA
- a CDS encoding class I SAM-dependent methyltransferase has translation MAHYFTDNRSLDENRKEHTFRFLDRLYIFTTDNGVFSKTGVDYGSYVLLKAISKEELHGRILDMGCGYGTLGIITKSLFPSSEVTMADINPRAVELAQLNCGLNQVECTTLVSDGYAETKGQYHFIITNPPIRTGKKVIYKMFEDAYNHLEVGGSIYAVIRKQQGAESAKKKFAEVFGNCEVISKDRGYYILQSRKLTE, from the coding sequence ATGGCACATTATTTTACCGATAACCGAAGTCTGGACGAGAACCGGAAGGAACACACTTTCCGGTTTTTAGACCGTTTATATATCTTTACGACTGATAATGGCGTTTTCTCGAAAACTGGTGTGGACTATGGAAGCTATGTCTTGCTAAAAGCCATCAGTAAAGAAGAACTTCATGGAAGAATCTTGGATATGGGCTGTGGATATGGAACGCTAGGCATCATTACAAAATCATTATTTCCTAGTAGTGAAGTCACAATGGCAGACATTAATCCACGTGCTGTAGAACTGGCACAATTAAACTGTGGTTTGAACCAAGTGGAATGTACTACGCTTGTTTCAGATGGATATGCAGAAACGAAAGGTCAATATCATTTTATTATCACCAATCCTCCAATTCGAACCGGAAAGAAAGTTATCTATAAAATGTTCGAAGACGCATATAACCATCTAGAAGTGGGCGGTTCTATCTATGCGGTTATCCGTAAACAACAGGGTGCGGAAAGTGCTAAGAAAAAGTTTGCGGAAGTATTCGGGAATTGTGAGGTTATT
- the rplJ gene encoding 50S ribosomal protein L10 translates to MNQTVLESKQGVVSEIKEKFTNSSSTIVAEYRGLSVAEVTELRRALRAEGVELKVYKNTLASKAAEDAGYGDLKDCLTGPNALAFGGDETGAARVMAKFAKKHKALVLKGGIVEGKVVDLNTVNELSALPNREGMLSMLLSVLNAPVSSFARAVNAVAEAKPANGVAPVAEEVKEAAEAAA, encoded by the coding sequence ATGAATCAGACTGTATTAGAGTCTAAGCAGGGTGTCGTTTCCGAAATTAAGGAAAAATTCACTAACTCTTCATCTACTATCGTTGCCGAGTACCGTGGCCTCTCAGTTGCTGAGGTTACTGAACTCCGTAGAGCATTACGTGCTGAAGGTGTTGAACTTAAGGTTTATAAGAACACATTAGCTAGTAAGGCTGCTGAAGATGCAGGGTATGGTGATCTTAAGGATTGCTTAACAGGTCCTAACGCATTGGCATTCGGTGGAGATGAAACTGGTGCTGCTCGTGTAATGGCTAAGTTTGCTAAGAAGCACAAGGCATTAGTTCTTAAGGGTGGTATTGTTGAAGGCAAGGTTGTTGACCTCAACACAGTAAATGAACTCTCTGCATTACCAAACAGAGAAGGCATGCTCAGCATGTTGCTATCTGTATTGAACGCTCCAGTATCTTCATTCGCACGTGCTGTGAATGCTGTTGCTGAAGCAAAGCCAGCTAACGGAGTTGCTCCGGTTGCTGAAGAAGTAAAAGAAGCTGCTGAGGCAGCTGCCTAA